Within Anaerolineales bacterium, the genomic segment AGGAGCGCTATGCGAAACTGGCAGATTAGCCTGCTCTTCTTCCTGGCGCTCCTGTTCACGTGGGAGCTGCTCTTCCGTCTTGGCCTGTGGCCTGCGTACGTCTTTCCATCGCCGACATCGGTCGCCGCCGCTCTGGTGAAAGGGTTTGCCAGCGGCCAATACATCCTGGCCATCGCCACCAGCCTGCGCCGAATTGCCATCGGCTACGGTCTATCGATCGTGGCCGGGGTTCCGCTGGGGCTGCTGCTGGGCCGCAGCCGGCTGATGCAGGCCTCCCTCGGCTCGCTGGTCGTCGGCCTGCAGGCGTTGCCCAGCATCTGCTGGCTGCCCCTGGCCTTGCTGTGGTTTGGCCTTGGCGAGACGGCGATCCTGTTCGTTGTCGTGATGGGTGCCCTGCTGGCCATCACGATCTCCACTGCCGACGGCGTGCGAAACACGCCGCCGGTGTACCTGCGGGCAGCCCGCACAATGGGCGCCCGCGGGATGCGACTATACGCCCGGGTCGTCCTGCCTTCGGCCTTCCCGAGCATCATTTCCGGGATGAAGCTCGGTTGGTCGTTCGCCTGGCGCTCACTGATGGCCGGTGAGCTGCTGTTCATCACCCTCGGCTTGGGACAGGCGCTGGCGATGGGGCGCGAGCTGAACAACATGAGCGCCGTGATTGCCGTCATGCTGATCATCATTGCCATCGGGCTGGGGGTGGACCGGCTGTTCTTCGCGCCGGTTGAGCGCAGAATCCGCGAGCGCTGGGGATTGCAGGCCGCGGCGCGGTAGTTGGCCGTTGCCACGATCACACCCATCGGGCTGGTGCAGCCGGCCCTGCCCTCCGCCAAGCCTGTGGCCTCGGGCGGTTTCGCCTCGGTCGCGCCGTGGGCTCAGCTGAGATAGTCGCGCAGATGGCGGCTTCGGGTCGGGTGACGCAGTTTGCGCAACGCCTTGGCCTCGATTTGACGGATGCGCTCGCGGGTCACATTGAAGTACTTCCCCACTTCTTCCAGGGTGTAGTCCTTGCCGTCTTGCAGCCCGAAGCGCATCTCCAGCACCTGGCGCTCACGCTCGGTGAGCGCCGAGAGGGCGCTCTGGACCTGGTCCTTCAGCAGCACCCGAGCGGCCGCGTCCACCGGCTCGGGCAGCGTTTCGTCTTCGATGAAATCGCCAAGCTGGCTGGACTCCTCGGTCCCGACCGGGGTCTCTAGCGACATCGGCTCCTGGGCGATGCGCATGATGCGCCGCACCTTGGATGCCGCCCGGTGCCAACTCCGATCGAGCGCCGGGTCGAGCGGAATCTCCTCAGCGCGTGCCCGCAGGATGGCGGCTACCTCGCTCGGCTCCATCAGGTCCATTTCGAGCGCCAGCTCCTCCGAGGTTGGCTCCCGGCCCAACTCCTGGACCATGCGCCGCTGGACGCGCATCAGGCGGTTGATCGTCTCGACCATATGCACCGGAATGCGGATGGTGCGGGCCTGGTCGGCGATTGCCCGGCTGATGGCCTGGCGGATCCACCAGGTGGCATAGGTGCTGAACTTGTAGCCCTTGGCCGGATCGAATTTCTCCACTGCCCGCAGCAGCCCGATGTTTCCCTCCTGAATCAAGTCGAGAAAGGCGATCCCCCGCCCCATGTAGCGCTTGGCCACGCTGACCACCAGCCGCAGGTTGGAACGGATCAGCGCCGCCTGAGCCTCTTCGGCAAGCAGCCCAACCTGCTGTTCATCCGACCGCAATGACCGGGCATCGGGCACCCACTTGAGGAAGGTGCGCACCGGAGGGAGCCCGCCGTAGCGCGCCATCCGCTCAAGCAGCTTCTGCTGTACCGCCGGCGGCATCAGGTACACCATCAGGAAGACATCCAGGGCGTTGCGGGCGGTGTTCTCCCATGCCGGATCGTTGCCCCAGGTGCCATTGTTCAGCCAGCGGCGCAGGAAGGAGGGCATTTCGCCCAGCCAGGTCTTGCGCAGCTGCTGGGCTTCGACCACGATCAGCAGCAGATTCGGCTCCGGATAACGCAGCCGGCGAGCGTCCTCCTGGACACGCTTCCAGGCAGTTCGCATGTCGTCAAACAGCATCTGCTGCGTGGCCAACGCCTGGTCGGCCGCCTTCCGCCGGGAGGCTCGTCCGGCCTGAAGGACCCGCAGCCGCCGCGGGGCCTGCATGCGCACTGCCAGCCAGAGCTCCTGATCTGAGCCCAGCAGCTCGACGCGCCCGATTTCCTTGAGGTACAGCCGGACGGGATCGTCAGCCAGCTCGACGGCGACCGTGAGGTCCTCCGGCTCAAGCTCCTCTTCGGCTGCATCCTCCTCTCCGTCGAACACCTCCTCGACGTCGGGCTCAATCTCAACCGCCTCGCCGTCGACAGATTCAAGCGAGTCCTCAGCTTCGAGTTCGGCCCCGTCCTCGGGTTCGAAGGGAGCCGCCTCCAGCAGGTCGTCTTGGGGTGTGTCGTCGTCGACAGGGATCATGCCACCCTACCGTCTTCCGCTCAGCGCCAGGTATCCGATATCGCCTGACCGCCCGCCCATGGCCTGCTCGACTCGAGACTTCTGCTCCGCCAGGCGCTGGACCTCGCCCACCACTCCGCTCACCAGGCTCTCCGCCTCGCCCGCCGGGGGGCCGCCGGACTGCGCCTCCAGCAGCTGGAATTGCGCCTGACCG encodes:
- a CDS encoding ABC transporter permease — translated: MRNWQISLLFFLALLFTWELLFRLGLWPAYVFPSPTSVAAALVKGFASGQYILAIATSLRRIAIGYGLSIVAGVPLGLLLGRSRLMQASLGSLVVGLQALPSICWLPLALLWFGLGETAILFVVVMGALLAITISTADGVRNTPPVYLRAARTMGARGMRLYARVVLPSAFPSIISGMKLGWSFAWRSLMAGELLFITLGLGQALAMGRELNNMSAVIAVMLIIIAIGLGVDRLFFAPVERRIRERWGLQAAAR